ACCAGAACGACGAAGGAGAACGGTTTGACCAGGTAGTCGTCGGCTCCCAACTCGAAGGCGTCGGCCTGGTCGTACTCGCCATCCTTTGCGGTCAGCATCAGTACCGGAGTCCATACGCTGCGAGCCCGCAGGCGGCGTAGCACCTCGTAACCGTTCAACTCAGGCACCATGATGTCCAAAACGATGACATCGAACCGGTTTTCGGTGGCCTCCCACAAACCCTCTGTACCCGTCTGGGCATGGACGACGATGAATCCTTCCGCCCCGAGGCCGAGTTTGAGACTTGAGGCCACATGCGGTTCGTCCTCGACGAGCAGGATCTTCATCCCGAGTGACCTCCTTTCGAACGGATCACCCTGCGCGCCGGACAGACATACCGAACGGCCGGCGCGCCACCACTAAGGGCAGAGTATCCGCGCAAGGGTCAACGAGAGCGCAACGGACCTCCACAATGACGCGCCGGCCTCCGTCGGCTGGCTCACTGCGATCCGAGGCGACGAGCCGGGCCCCGACTCGTCGCTTCCGACGCTGCCTACGATGCCATCGGCGTGCTGAGAAATCGCTGAGCAGACCGGTTCGAGATGCCGAGGATCAGTTCATGTTCCAGGGTTCGCCGTAGGTGGTGACGCTGTCGCCGGCCTTGGAGATCAGGCGGGCGAAGGGACGCAGCAGCACGCCGCCGGCCGCGCCGGTGACGGTGCCGTGGGCGTTGGCCACCGCGACCGAGCCGTTGGGGCCCGAGACGTCGACGGAGAACGTGGCGACTTCCTGGATACCGGGGCCGTTGCCCAGGTCCGCAGAGATCGACACACCCGGGAACAGGTTCGGGGTGATCACCTGGTTGAGCGGGGCGAAGTTGGTCGGCGAAAGGCTGACGTCGTCGAGCAGGATGTTGGGGGTGGTGTAGCTGAAGTTGATGCCCACACCCAGCGACCACGGGAAGCCCACCTGGTAGCCCAGCTCCAAGGTGCCCGCGAACTCATCGGCACCCGGGCCGACCACGCTGTAGACAGCCTTGCCGGAGTGGAACCACTCCCGAGTCAGCCGGTTGCGGTCCAACGGGAACACACCATTGAGGAAGGTGTCCCACTGCTGCACCGTCATCGTCCGGCCACCGCCGTCGACCAGACTCAGCTCATTATCCAAACCTGCGTGCGACGTGCCCGTACCGACGAAGAGTGCCGCGAAGGCGGCGATCATCGCCACCAGCACTCGACCCATGATCTTCATGTTCCTCCGTCACCGTTGTCGCAACCGCTCTCCCCCGAACGAGCGCGCGGGTAGCTCAATGCCCGGGCGCTCAGCACTGAACGTCCGGGCGGCGAGCATCGCACCAACGCGCTGAGAGGACGCTGAAAGCCCCGTTTCGGTTCACCCAGCAGGGCGTGTGTTTGGCGGAGTAGCGTGCCGCCGTGAAATCTGAGCGACCGGACGCGTTGACAACCGAGATGAGCCTGTCACTATGAGTTCGCACCTGAGTTACGCCGAAGCGCTGGTAGTCGGTGCACTTCAAGGCGTCACCGAGTTGTTCCCGGTCTCGAGCCTCGGCCACTCGGTGCTCCTACCGGCCCTGCTCGGTGGCCGGTGGGCAGCCGACCTCAACGTCTCCACTCCCGAATCGCCATACCTCGCGTTCATCGTTGGTCTGCACGTGGCCACCGCCGCAGCGTTACTGGTGTTCTTCTGGCGCGACTGGGTGCACATCATTTCGGGCTTCGTCACATCCGTGCGGTTTCGCCGGATCCAGACTCCATCCGAGCGGTTGGCATGGTTGATCGTGCT
This is a stretch of genomic DNA from Mycobacterium sp. ELW1. It encodes these proteins:
- a CDS encoding MspA family porin; amino-acid sequence: MKIMGRVLVAMIAAFAALFVGTGTSHAGLDNELSLVDGGGRTMTVQQWDTFLNGVFPLDRNRLTREWFHSGKAVYSVVGPGADEFAGTLELGYQVGFPWSLGVGINFSYTTPNILLDDVSLSPTNFAPLNQVITPNLFPGVSISADLGNGPGIQEVATFSVDVSGPNGSVAVANAHGTVTGAAGGVLLRPFARLISKAGDSVTTYGEPWNMN